The Panicum hallii strain FIL2 chromosome 9, PHallii_v3.1, whole genome shotgun sequence genome has a window encoding:
- the LOC112872712 gene encoding uncharacterized protein LOC112872712 has protein sequence MESDQEGMENRPPQGQEDLVRLLPDDVLAAVLSRLAPRDLAASRCARKAWRAVVDDRRLLLPRKVVGIFIDFNCLSSCEFFARPTAGSAISGELDFLPPDARSSIQDHCNGLLLGYNGVLNPATGGGRVCRRARLPS, from the coding sequence ATGGAGAGCGATCAGGAAGGGATGGAAAACCGGCCGCCGCAGGGGCAGGAGGACCTGGTGCGGCTGCTGCCCGACGACGTGCTGGCCGCCGTCCTCAGCCGCCTCGCGCCCCGCGACCTCGCCGCGTCGCGCTGCGCCCGCAAGGCGTGGCGCGCCGTCGTCGACGACCGGCGCCTGCTCCTCCCGCGCAAGGTCGTCggcatcttcatcgacttcaacTGCCTCAGCTCCTGTGAGTTCTTCGCCCGCCCCACGGCGGGCAGcgccatctccggcgagctcgacTTCCTGCCCCCCGACGCGAGGTCCAGCATCCAGGACCACTGCAACGGCCTCCTCCTAGGCTACAACGGTGTCCTCAATCCTGCCACCGGAGGTGGGCGCGTGTGCCGCCGTGCCCGCCTCCCCTCATGA
- the LOC112877304 gene encoding probable 2-oxoglutarate-dependent dioxygenase AOP1, with translation MATDAEARQPQLPRIDFSGVDPSAPGAGQWAAVRAQVVDALATFGCFDAHYPALGPDLRAALFDGAVKQLFALPEDAKRRNSYGPDRPLFGYLGGIPGLSKAYESLAISDRVEPERVRAFADLMWPDGDNAGFCEAVHGAARRIAELEEAVQRMVMEGLGVPGYHDAMRESMRHVFRMSQYTAPGGGAEGKEVRYGAHQDCSTLTVVCQHEVNGLEVQTGDGEWVHFRPSSPASLVVMAGNELRAWTNDRVRAPFHRVAVGGDVARYSVILFALPGSKIQAPDELVDEEHPTRFKPHCNDDFMRFCLAQGARHEDKLKDFCGV, from the exons ATGGCCACGGACGCGGAGGCGAGGCAGCCGCAGCTCCCCCGTATCGACTTCTCCGGCGTGGACCCGTCGGCGCCGGGCGCCGGGCAGTGGGCCGCGGTGCGCGCCCAGGTGGTGGACGCGCTGGCCACGTTCGGATGCTTCGACGCGCACTACCCGGCGCTGGGCCCGGACCTCCGCGCCGCGCTCTTCGACGGCGCCGTCAAGCAGCTCTTCGCGCTACCCGAAGACGCCAAGCGCCGCAACAGCTACGGCCCGGACAGGCCCCTCTTCGGCTACCTCGGCGGCATCCCGGGGCTCTCGAAAGCCTACGAGAGCCTCGCCATCTCGGACCGCGTCGAGCCGGAGCGCGTCCGCGCCTTTGCCGACCTCATGTGGCCGGACGGCGACAACGCCGGCTTCTG CGAGGCTGTCcatggcgcggcgcggcggatcGCGGAGCTCGAGGAGGCGGTGCAGAGGATGGTGATGGAGGGGCTCGGGGTGCCCGGGTACCACGACGCCATGCGGGAGTCGATGCGGCACGTGTTCCGGATGTCGCAGTACAccgcgccgggcggcggcgccgaggggAAGGAGGTCAGGTACGGGGCCCACCAGGACTGCAGCACGCTCACCGTCGTCTGCCAGCACGAGGTCAACGGCCTGGAGGTGCAGACCGGAGACGGGGAGTGGGTCCACTTCAGGCCGTCCTCGCCGGCGTCGCTCGTCGTCATGGCCGGCAACGAGCTCCGG GCGTGGACGAACGACCGGGTGCGCGCGCCGTTTCACCGGGTCGCCGTCGGCGGGGATGTCGCCAGGTACTCCGTCATCCTGTTTGCGCTCCCCGGTTCGAAGATCCAGGCACCAGATGAGCTCGTGGACGAGGAGCACCCTACCCGTTTCAAGCCCCACTGCAACGACGACTTCATGCGCTTCTGCCTCGCTCAAGGTGCTCGCCATGAGGATAAACTCAAGGACTTCTGTGGAGTGTAG
- the LOC112877652 gene encoding uncharacterized protein LOC112877652 isoform X2 — protein MQELFQNSSADGSLAMDANTCMNDTQDDEDNDYDDDICNDFSNYAQCEDDLGDDSDTLPSPISGQPVMASQVADLSSSSSGMKRPRSEGQPPKRDVRLKSRISKVGDTIAAILVELQKEMKKPSPPPPAMRSSDDILWERLEQMTLTTDQKLMVGTYLAGKEQKCMRGFLSASAEVTFQSWVLKFFSDAGL, from the coding sequence ATGCAAGAACTCTTTCAGAACAGCAGTGCGGATGGTTCGCTTGCTATGGATGCCAACACTTGTATGAATGACACCCAAGATGATGAGGATAATGATTATGATGATGATATTTGCAATGACTTCTCCAACTATGCTCAGTGTGAGGATGATCTAGGTGATGATTCTGATACTTTACCTTCTCCTATAAGTGGTCAGCCTGTTATGGCTTCACAAGTGGCTGATCTAAGCTCATCTAGCTCTGGAATGAAGCGCCCAAGAAGTGAGGGTCAGCCACCTAAGAGAGATGTGAGGCTAAAGAGCCGTATATCAAAGGTTGGAGATACAATTGCAGCTATTTTGGTGGAACTTCAAAAGGAAATGAAGAAGCCATCGCCCCCTCCACCAGCTATGCGTAGCTCTGATGATATATTATGGGAAAGGCTTGAACAGATGACATTAACTACTGACCAAAAGTTGATGGTTGGAACATATCTAGCAGGCAAAGAACAAAAATGTATGCGTGGTTTCTTATCGGCTTCAGCTGAGGTAACATTTCAGTCATGGGTACTCAAGTTCTTTAGCGATGCGGGGCTGTGA
- the LOC112877652 gene encoding uncharacterized protein LOC112877652 isoform X1 — protein sequence MVIMSESDKAKLCDRVRRLLTKPIKFFNEMQELFQNSSADGSLAMDANTCMNDTQDDEDNDYDDDICNDFSNYAQCEDDLGDDSDTLPSPISGQPVMASQVADLSSSSSGMKRPRSEGQPPKRDVRLKSRISKVGDTIAAILVELQKEMKKPSPPPPAMRSSDDILWERLEQMTLTTDQKLMVGTYLAGKEQKCMRGFLSASAEVTFQSWVLKFFSDAGL from the exons ATGGTCATCATGTCTGAGTCAGATAAGGCTAAACTATGT GATAGGGTAAGAAGACTCCTCACCAAGCCTATAAAATTTTTCAATGAGATGCAAGAACTCTTTCAGAACAGCAGTGCGGATGGTTCGCTTGCTATGGATGCCAACACTTGTATGAATGACACCCAAGATGATGAGGATAATGATTATGATGATGATATTTGCAATGACTTCTCCAACTATGCTCAGTGTGAGGATGATCTAGGTGATGATTCTGATACTTTACCTTCTCCTATAAGTGGTCAGCCTGTTATGGCTTCACAAGTGGCTGATCTAAGCTCATCTAGCTCTGGAATGAAGCGCCCAAGAAGTGAGGGTCAGCCACCTAAGAGAGATGTGAGGCTAAAGAGCCGTATATCAAAGGTTGGAGATACAATTGCAGCTATTTTGGTGGAACTTCAAAAGGAAATGAAGAAGCCATCGCCCCCTCCACCAGCTATGCGTAGCTCTGATGATATATTATGGGAAAGGCTTGAACAGATGACATTAACTACTGACCAAAAGTTGATGGTTGGAACATATCTAGCAGGCAAAGAACAAAAATGTATGCGTGGTTTCTTATCGGCTTCAGCTGAGGTAACATTTCAGTCATGGGTACTCAAGTTCTTTAGCGATGCGGGGCTGTGA